Proteins encoded within one genomic window of Flavobacterium gilvum:
- a CDS encoding PAS domain-containing sensor histidine kinase yields MEKMSVELNESNRLAKEVLDYKYALDQSAIVAITDQKGIITHVNDNFCKISKYSKEELIGQDHRIVNSGYHTKDFMKDLWRTIANGKVWNGEVKNRAKDGTCYWVDTTIVPFLNEQGKPYQYVSIRCDISDRKKGEEEFQEIMRQIEDYKYALDESSIVAVTNQKGIITHVNDNFCKISQYSREELIGQDHRIVNSGHHSKEFIRALWVAIANGKVWKGELKNKAKDGSFYWVDTIIVPFLNADGKPYQYVVIRLDVTDRKNRELERLKTAQALEMKNRQLVDFCNIVSHNLRAPMSNITMLIDLIKNTENDDEKAEYFNVVEKVSEHLNEIFEELIETVQVKQDAEIALDEINLQEIVNKTVLGFEAQIKLYDAVIETDFEEVPIVYFPQTYMDSMIQNFISNAFKYKSEDRKPIIKIKSEIKEDRVILSVSDNGQGIDMEKHGENMFKIRKTFHNHPDAKGFGLFMTKTQIETMGGEIWVESLPNEGTTFFVSIQK; encoded by the coding sequence ATGGAGAAGATGAGCGTTGAGCTAAATGAATCGAATAGACTTGCAAAAGAAGTTTTGGATTATAAGTATGCTCTAGATCAGTCTGCTATCGTTGCGATTACTGATCAAAAAGGAATTATTACTCACGTGAATGATAATTTCTGTAAAATTTCAAAATATTCAAAAGAAGAGCTGATTGGGCAGGATCATCGAATAGTAAATTCGGGTTATCATACCAAAGATTTTATGAAAGATCTTTGGAGAACCATCGCTAATGGGAAGGTTTGGAATGGAGAAGTTAAAAATAGGGCAAAAGACGGTACTTGCTATTGGGTTGATACAACAATTGTTCCTTTTTTGAACGAACAAGGTAAACCATATCAATATGTGTCTATTCGTTGCGATATTTCTGATCGAAAAAAAGGGGAGGAAGAATTTCAGGAAATCATGAGGCAAATTGAGGATTACAAATATGCTTTGGATGAATCGTCAATCGTTGCAGTTACAAATCAAAAAGGAATTATTACTCATGTGAACGACAATTTTTGTAAAATTTCTCAATATTCAAGAGAGGAACTAATAGGCCAGGATCATAGAATTGTAAATTCCGGTCATCATTCCAAAGAATTTATTCGTGCTTTATGGGTTGCTATTGCCAATGGAAAAGTCTGGAAAGGCGAGCTGAAAAACAAGGCAAAAGATGGAAGCTTTTATTGGGTTGACACTATAATTGTTCCTTTTTTGAATGCTGATGGAAAGCCTTATCAGTACGTTGTTATTCGTTTGGATGTTACTGATCGCAAAAACAGAGAACTAGAACGACTGAAGACTGCACAGGCACTGGAGATGAAAAACAGACAATTGGTTGATTTCTGTAATATTGTTTCCCATAACCTGAGAGCACCAATGAGTAATATTACAATGTTGATTGATTTGATCAAAAATACCGAGAATGATGATGAAAAAGCGGAGTATTTTAACGTTGTAGAAAAGGTTTCAGAACATCTGAATGAGATTTTTGAAGAATTAATTGAGACCGTTCAGGTGAAACAAGATGCTGAAATAGCATTGGATGAGATTAATCTGCAGGAAATTGTAAACAAAACGGTTTTGGGATTTGAAGCGCAAATTAAACTATATGATGCTGTAATTGAGACCGATTTTGAAGAGGTTCCTATCGTATATTTTCCGCAAACGTATATGGATAGTATGATTCAGAATTTTATCAGTAATGCCTTTAAATATAAATCGGAGGACAGAAAACCAATCATTAAAATTAAATCCGAAATTAAAGAAGACCGTGTTATTTTATCTGTTTCTGATAATGGTCAGGGAATTGACATGGAAAAACATGGTGAAAATATGTTTAAAATTCGTAAGACTTTCCATAATCATCCCGATGCCAAAGGTTTTGGGTTGTTTATGACAAAAACTCAAATTGAAACTATGGGTGGCGAAATTTGGGTTGAAAGTTTACCAAATGAAGGAACGACATTTTTTGTTTCGATTCAAAAATAA
- the glgP gene encoding alpha-glucan family phosphorylase has product MGKNLPEQYRHPYTFDKKYKKSAVYFSMEFAIDQSLKIYSGGLGFLAGSHMRSAYDLKQNLIGIGILWKKGYYDQFLREDHSMGALFREKNYSFLEDTNIRFTIKIDNHDVWVKAYFLKPETFGTVPMFFLSTDLPENDYLAKSTTFRLYDSNPSAKVAQTMVLGLGGAKLLDALDYEPDIYHLNEAHAVSSVFHLYNKYKSVEKIKEKMVFTTHTPEEAGNEKHDIHFLENLSFFDGIPLETVREITGIQDNTFNHSLVALRLSHKANGVSKLHGEVSRDMWKAFSGICPITHITNAQNKKYWVDPWLDEAHTAKDREKLIARKKRLKEKLFEVVADQTGKLFDPNILTIVWARRFAEYKRPDLITRDFEKFKSLMNNSERPIQIIFAGKPYPTDYGAIQNFDNLMHISKDFKNMAVLIGHELKLSRQLKKGADIWLNNPRVTREASGTSGVTAAMNGALNFSTNDGWVREFKELNKTQNSFVLPIVDHTIPTHEQDRMDLENIHETLEKEILPLYYDKPKKWWDLVETSMKQIVPFFDSSRMADEYYSKMYN; this is encoded by the coding sequence ATGGGCAAGAATTTACCTGAACAATACAGACATCCCTACACATTTGATAAAAAATATAAAAAATCAGCCGTTTATTTTTCAATGGAATTTGCGATTGATCAATCTCTAAAAATTTATTCTGGAGGATTGGGCTTTTTGGCGGGATCGCACATGCGAAGCGCATATGATTTAAAGCAGAATTTAATCGGAATCGGAATTTTATGGAAAAAAGGATATTATGATCAATTTCTGAGAGAAGACCATTCGATGGGTGCGCTTTTTAGAGAGAAAAATTACAGTTTCCTTGAAGACACCAACATACGATTCACCATAAAAATAGACAATCACGACGTTTGGGTCAAAGCCTATTTCCTGAAACCAGAAACCTTTGGAACTGTCCCGATGTTTTTCCTATCAACTGATTTACCCGAAAATGATTATTTGGCAAAATCAACTACATTCAGATTATATGATTCCAATCCAAGTGCCAAAGTCGCACAAACAATGGTTTTGGGATTGGGCGGAGCCAAATTGCTGGACGCTCTGGATTATGAACCGGATATTTATCATTTAAACGAAGCTCATGCGGTTTCATCTGTATTTCATTTGTACAATAAATACAAAAGTGTGGAAAAAATCAAAGAAAAAATGGTTTTTACAACCCATACTCCCGAAGAAGCCGGAAACGAAAAACATGATATTCATTTTCTAGAAAACCTAAGTTTTTTTGATGGCATTCCGTTAGAGACGGTTAGAGAAATAACAGGCATTCAAGACAACACATTCAACCATTCCCTTGTTGCATTACGATTGAGCCACAAAGCCAATGGTGTGTCCAAATTACACGGAGAAGTTTCGAGAGATATGTGGAAAGCCTTTTCAGGAATTTGTCCGATAACGCATATCACCAATGCTCAAAACAAAAAATACTGGGTAGATCCTTGGCTCGATGAGGCTCATACTGCCAAAGACCGAGAGAAATTAATCGCTAGAAAAAAGAGATTAAAAGAAAAATTATTCGAAGTGGTCGCCGATCAAACAGGGAAATTATTTGACCCAAACATTCTAACCATAGTATGGGCAAGACGTTTTGCCGAATACAAAAGACCCGACTTAATCACGCGTGATTTTGAAAAATTTAAAAGTTTAATGAATAATAGTGAAAGGCCAATCCAAATTATATTTGCTGGTAAGCCATACCCTACTGATTACGGAGCCATTCAAAACTTTGACAATCTTATGCACATCAGTAAGGATTTCAAAAACATGGCAGTTCTTATTGGACACGAATTAAAATTATCGCGACAATTAAAAAAAGGTGCCGATATTTGGTTAAATAATCCACGAGTAACCCGTGAAGCTTCGGGAACATCTGGAGTGACAGCTGCCATGAACGGAGCTCTTAATTTCTCTACCAATGACGGATGGGTTCGTGAATTCAAAGAATTAAATAAAACCCAAAACTCATTTGTTCTTCCTATAGTCGATCATACTATACCAACTCATGAGCAAGATCGAATGGATTTAGAAAACATACATGAAACGCTTGAGAAAGAAATATTGCCCCTTTATTATGACAAACCAAAAAAATGGTGGGATTTGGTAGAAACAAGCATGAAACAAATCGTTCCTTTCTTTGATTCTTCTCGAATGGCAGACGAATATTATTCAAAAATGTACAATTAA
- a CDS encoding acyl-CoA carboxylase subunit beta gives MDLNFNKNEDHNKLLLSELRQKLAKIKLGGGEKRIEKLHAEGKMTARERINYLLDESPKPIEIGAFAGDKMYKEHGGCPSGGVIVKIGYIKGKQCIVVANDATVKAGAWFPITAKKNLRAQEIAMENRLPIIYLVDSAGVYLPLQDEIFPDKEHFGRIFRNNAIMSSMGITQIAAVMGSCVAGGAYLPIMSDEALIVDKTGSIFLAGSYLVKAAIGENIDNETLGGATTHCEISGVTDYKAKDDKDALEKIKNIVDKIGDFDKAGFSRIKTIKPALDENEIYGILPTARTEQYDMMEIIKRLVDNSEFEAYKEGYGQSLITGYARIDGWAVGIVANQRKVAKTTKGEMQFGGVIYSDSADKATRFIANCNQKKIPLVFIQDVTGFMVGSKSEHGGIIKDGAKMVNAVSNSVVPKFTVVVGNSYGAGNYAMCGKAFDPRLIVAWPSAELAVMGGTQAAKVLAQIEASSLKGKGEIIDEAKEAELFAKIKARYDDQVSPYYAAAHLWTDAIIDPLETRTWISMGIEAANHSPIEKKFNLGVIQV, from the coding sequence ATGGATTTAAACTTCAATAAAAACGAAGACCACAATAAACTTTTGCTCTCCGAACTCCGACAAAAATTAGCCAAAATAAAACTTGGAGGTGGCGAAAAAAGAATTGAAAAACTTCATGCCGAAGGCAAAATGACCGCCCGGGAACGAATTAATTATCTTTTGGATGAAAGTCCAAAACCGATAGAAATTGGTGCTTTTGCAGGTGATAAAATGTATAAGGAACATGGAGGATGTCCATCTGGTGGTGTGATTGTCAAAATTGGTTATATCAAAGGAAAACAATGCATAGTGGTTGCCAATGACGCCACCGTAAAAGCAGGTGCCTGGTTTCCGATTACAGCAAAGAAAAACCTAAGAGCACAGGAAATTGCAATGGAAAATCGTTTGCCCATTATCTACTTGGTTGATAGCGCCGGTGTTTATTTGCCATTGCAAGACGAAATTTTCCCTGATAAAGAACATTTTGGACGCATCTTTAGAAACAACGCCATCATGAGTAGTATGGGAATTACCCAAATTGCAGCCGTAATGGGCAGTTGCGTTGCGGGAGGTGCGTATCTTCCCATCATGAGTGACGAAGCGTTGATTGTGGACAAAACAGGAAGTATTTTCCTTGCCGGAAGTTATTTAGTCAAAGCCGCAATTGGAGAAAACATAGACAACGAAACCCTAGGCGGAGCGACAACCCATTGTGAAATATCGGGTGTGACGGATTATAAAGCCAAAGACGACAAAGATGCCTTAGAGAAAATAAAAAACATTGTCGATAAAATAGGTGATTTTGACAAAGCGGGATTCAGTCGAATCAAAACGATAAAACCTGCTCTTGACGAAAACGAAATCTACGGTATTTTGCCAACAGCCCGAACAGAACAATATGATATGATGGAAATCATCAAGCGATTGGTAGACAATTCTGAATTTGAAGCTTACAAAGAAGGCTACGGACAATCACTGATTACGGGATATGCAAGAATTGACGGCTGGGCTGTGGGAATTGTTGCCAACCAAAGAAAAGTAGCTAAAACAACAAAAGGCGAAATGCAATTTGGTGGCGTAATCTACTCCGATTCGGCAGACAAAGCGACCCGTTTTATTGCCAATTGCAACCAAAAGAAAATTCCGTTGGTTTTTATACAAGACGTTACCGGATTTATGGTGGGTTCCAAATCCGAACATGGAGGAATAATTAAAGACGGAGCCAAAATGGTAAACGCCGTTTCAAATTCGGTGGTGCCAAAATTCACTGTCGTAGTCGGTAATTCTTACGGAGCAGGAAACTACGCCATGTGCGGAAAAGCATTCGACCCTAGATTGATAGTTGCATGGCCAAGTGCCGAATTGGCCGTTATGGGAGGAACTCAAGCCGCAAAAGTATTGGCACAAATTGAAGCTTCATCCCTAAAAGGAAAAGGAGAAATTATCGATGAAGCCAAAGAAGCCGAATTATTTGCCAAAATTAAGGCCCGCTATGACGACCAGGTTTCTCCCTATTATGCTGCGGCACATTTATGGACAGATGCCATTATCGACCCGCTGGAAACCAGAACTTGGATTTCTATGGGTATTGAAGCCGCTAACCACTCACCTATTGAAAAGAAATTTAATTTGGGGGTAATTCAGGTATAG
- a CDS encoding TolC family protein — protein sequence MIKRILLAVLILNSFLGFSQEPTQGSVELGLQQAVDLGLKNRYDVQSHKYNVDLSQSEIAKSKKEWIPEVSSTGSVIYNTQIQQAYIPPGFSPTGQPALFPFSPDNHTSFSLELNQPIFKPGIGTDVKIAKNNAAISQEKIRADEDIIKEQITLAYFNVTLKELQHKIATNEEMRFKEYADLAEGKFKAGSLIETDNMKAKLDYENAKVETQKAKQNYGLALAKLKYQMNVSDNTEVKLSESLDSSSFGKLNEKALADANIEKRTEIKQLMLKQEGIKLELDKTKQAAIPTVSLVANFTEHFQYSNFDYSLGQWWTPYSFVGMQFKIPITSNFKNQDNIHEKNIQLTQNELDLKQKKADVSYEILKSSTEVSNAQQNMQVTKNNYELSQKIYGYQKQQFGLGGRQYGDVLETERSLRQSEQSYLQAVYDYLVASVNYQKAIGNF from the coding sequence ATGATAAAAAGAATTTTATTAGCCGTATTAATCCTGAATTCGTTTTTAGGATTTTCCCAGGAACCCACCCAGGGATCAGTAGAATTAGGTCTGCAACAGGCAGTGGATTTAGGATTGAAAAACAGGTACGATGTACAATCTCATAAATACAATGTGGATTTAAGTCAAAGCGAAATTGCGAAATCCAAAAAAGAATGGATTCCTGAAGTTTCATCCACCGGAAGTGTAATCTACAATACCCAAATTCAGCAAGCATATATACCGCCGGGATTTTCACCAACTGGTCAACCGGCATTGTTTCCTTTTTCGCCAGACAATCACACTTCTTTTAGTTTGGAATTGAACCAACCTATTTTTAAACCCGGAATTGGCACTGATGTAAAAATTGCAAAGAACAATGCGGCTATTTCACAGGAAAAAATCAGAGCCGACGAAGACATTATAAAAGAACAAATTACGCTCGCTTATTTTAATGTTACCCTAAAAGAACTACAACATAAGATTGCGACCAATGAGGAAATGCGTTTCAAGGAATATGCTGATTTGGCTGAAGGAAAATTTAAAGCCGGTTCTTTAATCGAAACGGATAATATGAAAGCCAAATTGGATTATGAAAATGCAAAAGTAGAAACCCAAAAGGCAAAACAAAATTATGGTTTGGCTCTGGCCAAATTGAAATACCAAATGAACGTTTCGGATAATACTGAGGTTAAGTTGTCAGAATCATTGGATTCGTCAAGTTTTGGAAAACTTAATGAAAAAGCTTTGGCAGATGCCAATATCGAAAAACGTACCGAAATCAAGCAATTGATGTTAAAACAAGAAGGGATAAAACTTGAATTAGATAAAACCAAACAAGCGGCAATTCCTACTGTTTCATTGGTTGCCAATTTTACGGAGCATTTCCAATATTCAAATTTTGATTATAGTTTAGGCCAATGGTGGACTCCTTATAGCTTTGTGGGTATGCAGTTTAAAATTCCGATTACTTCCAATTTCAAAAATCAAGACAATATTCACGAGAAAAATATACAACTCACCCAGAACGAATTGGATTTAAAACAAAAAAAGGCTGATGTGAGTTATGAGATTCTGAAATCAAGCACAGAGGTTTCCAATGCACAGCAAAATATGCAGGTAACCAAAAACAATTATGAACTTTCTCAGAAAATTTATGGTTATCAAAAACAACAATTCGGTCTAGGAGGTCGTCAGTACGGTGATGTTCTTGAAACTGAGAGATCACTCAGACAATCAGAACAAAGTTATCTTCAGGCAGTTTATGATTACTTGGTTGCCAGTGTGAATTATCAAAAAGCGATAGGAAATTTTTAG
- a CDS encoding DHA2 family efflux MFS transporter permease subunit: MEDNFSEKNEISPHESPKKIPEIKYPQGIEKWLLVITAISCAMLELIDTTIVNVALREISGNIGATTTEIAWVVTSYGIANVIIIPLSSMLSNLFGRKIYFTSSVIIFTFASLMCGLSDSLWVLVFWRFIQGIGGGGLLSTAQSIILGAFPPKEQATGQAIFGLGVILGPTFGPVMGGFITDNFSWHWIFFVNVPIGAIAAILASRYVTDLPGVQKLKKIDWWGIIFLVIGIGSLQFILEEGSSEDWFESAEIVFFFTTAVLGIVAFIVRELSIDYPAVNLRLYKSFNLAMGNIMNFVIGMVINGSVFIFPLFTQVALGWTATKQGAFMIPGAIATSVGMIVVSRFLNKGYNPKNIMIIGLLMNSCFLFMLSFSGPDSNETHFFWPFILRGFGTALMMMPILGLAVAGLHGKDLAQATGLSNMLRQMGGAVGIAIINIYLNRSTADIRGNLIGNVSNYNDATSERLGAFTQMFSQAGYSSDQATQAAYSMLDGIVTKQQMLVSYNQGFGMLGFAVLFCIPIILLIRYNKKDKIQVVNEH; this comes from the coding sequence ATGGAAGACAATTTTTCTGAAAAGAATGAAATAAGTCCTCACGAATCCCCAAAAAAGATACCGGAGATTAAATATCCGCAGGGAATTGAAAAATGGTTGCTTGTAATTACAGCTATTTCTTGTGCCATGCTGGAACTTATTGATACGACTATCGTGAATGTCGCTTTACGCGAAATTAGCGGTAATATTGGAGCCACAACAACAGAAATTGCTTGGGTGGTTACCTCTTATGGTATTGCAAATGTTATTATTATTCCGCTATCGAGTATGTTGTCCAACTTGTTTGGGCGCAAGATTTACTTTACGAGTTCTGTAATCATATTTACCTTTGCTTCGCTAATGTGTGGTTTGTCCGATAGTTTGTGGGTGTTGGTGTTTTGGCGATTTATACAAGGTATTGGTGGTGGTGGATTGTTATCTACAGCACAGTCAATTATTCTAGGTGCCTTTCCTCCAAAAGAACAAGCAACAGGACAAGCTATCTTTGGATTGGGAGTAATTCTTGGTCCTACTTTTGGTCCTGTGATGGGCGGTTTTATTACCGATAATTTTTCGTGGCACTGGATATTTTTTGTAAATGTACCCATTGGCGCAATTGCTGCAATCCTTGCCTCAAGATACGTAACGGATCTTCCGGGAGTACAAAAACTAAAAAAAATCGATTGGTGGGGAATTATATTTCTGGTTATTGGTATTGGATCGCTTCAGTTTATTTTGGAAGAAGGTTCGTCTGAGGACTGGTTTGAAAGTGCCGAAATCGTATTTTTCTTTACCACCGCAGTTTTGGGTATTGTCGCTTTTATTGTTCGCGAATTGTCTATTGATTACCCGGCAGTGAATCTCCGTTTGTACAAGAGTTTCAACTTGGCAATGGGGAATATTATGAATTTTGTCATCGGAATGGTAATCAATGGTTCGGTTTTCATTTTTCCATTATTTACGCAGGTTGCTCTGGGATGGACAGCGACCAAACAAGGGGCTTTTATGATCCCCGGAGCCATTGCAACTTCTGTAGGTATGATCGTTGTGAGCCGTTTCCTTAACAAAGGATACAATCCAAAAAACATAATGATTATAGGTCTTTTAATGAATTCATGTTTTTTGTTTATGCTTTCGTTTTCGGGTCCAGATTCCAATGAAACCCATTTCTTCTGGCCGTTTATTCTGAGAGGATTCGGAACCGCCTTGATGATGATGCCAATTCTTGGATTGGCTGTGGCAGGATTACATGGTAAAGACTTGGCACAGGCAACAGGACTTTCAAATATGTTAAGACAAATGGGAGGAGCTGTTGGAATCGCCATTATCAACATTTACCTTAATCGTTCAACTGCCGATATCCGCGGAAATCTGATTGGTAATGTTTCGAATTATAATGATGCAACCAGCGAACGTCTCGGTGCTTTTACACAAATGTTTTCACAGGCAGGTTACTCCAGTGATCAAGCTACACAAGCAGCCTACAGTATGTTGGACGGAATTGTGACCAAACAACAAATGCTCGTGAGTTACAATCAGGGATTTGGTATGCTGGGATTTGCAGTTCTATTTTGTATTCCTATAATATTGTTAATCAGGTATAATAAGAAAGATAAGATACAGGTTGTGAATGAACATTAG
- a CDS encoding HlyD family secretion protein, producing MEKKSKSKKAAKKIKIIGGVIALILLVSVIIHFTGAQYESTDNAQLDGNLYSIRSGVTGFVKELRFQDNQNVKKGDTLVIFDIDELEAKVQQAQAALQNSKANLSVSRSTASAGTDNATASLKTAESNRQASGAAKAKLNKAQLDLDRVNKLLAVKGATQAQLDDAKANLQIAQSEYKKSLDQEQSSLASSQGAKSQAKAYVGQIGLSNATISQREAELKLALKQLSYAYVIAPCDGIVTKRAFNQGQYVSVGQSLCVVVDVEKHWISANFKETQIEKMKIGDKVKIHLDSHSDIELSGKVESFGGATGAKFSLLPPDNATGNFIKITQRVPVRIAIDNFPADKKYELFPGLSAFVKVKVN from the coding sequence ATGGAAAAGAAATCAAAGTCAAAAAAAGCTGCAAAAAAAATAAAGATTATTGGAGGAGTTATTGCGTTAATCCTTCTTGTCTCTGTTATAATTCATTTTACAGGCGCTCAATATGAGAGTACAGACAATGCACAATTGGATGGTAATCTTTACTCAATACGTTCTGGTGTTACTGGATTTGTAAAAGAATTGCGTTTTCAGGATAACCAAAATGTAAAAAAAGGAGACACTCTTGTAATTTTTGACATCGATGAATTGGAGGCAAAAGTGCAACAGGCTCAAGCTGCTCTACAAAACTCAAAGGCAAATTTATCTGTGTCCAGAAGTACTGCTTCTGCCGGAACTGACAATGCAACCGCATCGCTGAAAACTGCAGAATCAAATCGACAAGCTTCTGGTGCTGCCAAAGCAAAACTAAATAAAGCTCAGTTGGATCTTGACAGAGTAAATAAATTATTAGCTGTTAAAGGAGCCACACAAGCCCAACTTGATGATGCCAAAGCCAACTTGCAGATAGCACAGTCTGAATACAAAAAATCACTAGATCAGGAACAATCTTCATTGGCTTCTTCTCAAGGGGCAAAATCGCAAGCCAAAGCTTATGTTGGGCAAATTGGACTTTCGAATGCAACGATAAGTCAACGTGAAGCAGAATTAAAATTGGCTTTGAAACAATTGTCCTATGCGTATGTAATTGCGCCGTGCGACGGAATCGTGACCAAACGTGCCTTCAACCAAGGGCAATACGTATCAGTGGGACAATCTTTATGTGTGGTAGTCGATGTCGAAAAACATTGGATTAGCGCCAATTTCAAAGAAACTCAAATTGAGAAAATGAAAATCGGAGACAAAGTGAAAATTCATTTGGATTCTCACTCAGACATCGAATTAAGTGGAAAAGTAGAATCTTTTGGTGGAGCAACAGGTGCAAAATTTTCGTTGCTTCCTCCAGATAACGCAACTGGTAATTTTATAAAAATCACGCAACGTGTTCCGGTTCGAATAGCCATCGATAATTTTCCTGCTGATAAAAAGTATGAGCTGTTTCCTGGTTTAAGTGCTTTTGTTAAAGTTAAAGTGAACTAA
- a CDS encoding TetR/AcrR family transcriptional regulator — MKDTKQYILDTSFKLFLNKTFKEVSMKELVDATGLSKGAFYHYFSSKEQLFREVIEKFLLDKMMFYYDGLDKSSLKNFYSAFLDFIKRERTDNDSASKDVNFVTLILEAIKLFPELRQNFSQVNELELNIWVAVIANAKLSGEINSKMSNENIAQIFIFTKVAVGIRKNFGIEITSDKMMAEKLNTLWSDFYNELKCDSFSKNRDNQSAVTSL; from the coding sequence ATGAAAGACACAAAACAATACATACTTGACACTAGTTTTAAATTGTTCTTGAATAAAACTTTCAAGGAAGTTTCAATGAAAGAACTGGTTGATGCTACTGGTTTGTCTAAAGGAGCATTTTATCACTATTTTTCTAGTAAAGAACAATTGTTCAGGGAGGTTATTGAAAAATTTCTTCTTGATAAAATGATGTTTTATTATGATGGTCTGGATAAAAGTTCGCTAAAGAATTTTTACAGTGCTTTTTTAGATTTTATAAAGAGAGAACGAACAGATAATGATTCGGCTTCTAAGGATGTAAATTTTGTGACACTTATTCTCGAGGCTATCAAATTATTTCCGGAATTGAGGCAGAATTTTTCTCAGGTCAATGAACTTGAATTGAACATTTGGGTAGCTGTTATTGCTAATGCCAAACTCAGCGGAGAAATCAATTCGAAGATGAGTAATGAGAATATAGCCCAAATTTTCATCTTTACAAAAGTTGCTGTAGGAATCCGCAAGAATTTTGGAATCGAAATCACCAGCGATAAAATGATGGCTGAAAAATTGAATACGCTATGGAGTGATTTTTATAATGAATTAAAATGCGATTCTTTTTCTAAAAATAGAGACAATCAATCGGCAGTTACTTCACTTTAA
- a CDS encoding DoxX family protein translates to MNNVKTLNKWANAHTYLPIDLLRMALGVFLFMKGVYFFSNSQNLVDLLSPIEGLDRFGSLEMFAIHYIAPAHLIGGILIFCGLLTRWAIISQLPILISAIIINFMGQMHHQNLLLALICLTVCFFFLFYGSGKNSADYFFKMQV, encoded by the coding sequence ATGAACAATGTAAAAACCTTGAATAAGTGGGCCAATGCACACACTTATTTACCAATAGATTTACTCAGAATGGCTCTTGGTGTTTTTTTATTTATGAAGGGGGTTTATTTTTTTTCAAACTCGCAGAATTTAGTTGATCTGTTATCGCCTATTGAAGGATTGGACAGATTTGGAAGTCTTGAGATGTTTGCGATTCACTATATAGCCCCGGCGCATTTAATTGGAGGAATTTTAATTTTTTGTGGTTTATTAACCCGTTGGGCCATTATATCACAATTACCTATCCTTATTAGTGCCATTATAATCAATTTTATGGGACAAATGCACCACCAGAACTTATTATTGGCATTAATTTGTCTTACTGTATGTTTCTTTTTTCTATTCTATGGAAGCGGAAAAAATTCAGCAGATTATTTTTTCAAAATGCAGGTATAA